Proteins encoded within one genomic window of Rhizobium acidisoli:
- a CDS encoding ABC transporter ATP-binding protein: MTTPLLSLRGISKSYGQIHANQAIDLDVAPQSIHAILGENGAGKSTLMKLIYGVEQPDDGDIVWQGTPLRLASPAEARRKGIGMVFQHFSLFETLTVIENIRLVVPGRKADLKERIRTLGREFGLEVDPLAHVHSLSVGERQRVEIIRSLMTNPKLLILDEPTSVLPPQMVEKLFDTLLRLRDGGVSILLISHKLEEIRAICDRATILRGGRVTGDVDPREHDAHDLARMMIGRDMPAPISALPLSGGEKRLEIIGLDHQPDDPFAVPLSGLSLAVRAGEILGIAGVSGNGQSELAALISGETMLGREQRDRIYMMGTDVGRLDAAARRQLGFAFVPEDRLGRGAVPEMSLVLNSLLTAHPLKLLRRGLIERARAMTFTKDCIHQYDVRTSGPDAEAGTLSGGNLQKFIVGREIMLSPKLLFVAQPTWGVDVGAASAIRSRLVALRNQGMAILVISEELEELFELCDCIQVLHHGRLSPPLATRDTKPEEIGRYMIGAHASPEKVQ, encoded by the coding sequence ATGACCACCCCGCTCCTGTCGCTGCGCGGCATTTCGAAAAGCTACGGCCAGATCCACGCCAATCAGGCAATCGATCTGGACGTGGCTCCGCAATCGATCCATGCGATCCTCGGAGAAAACGGGGCGGGAAAATCGACGCTGATGAAGCTGATCTACGGCGTCGAGCAGCCAGACGACGGAGATATCGTCTGGCAAGGCACTCCCTTGCGCCTCGCCTCCCCGGCGGAGGCGAGGCGCAAGGGCATCGGCATGGTCTTCCAGCATTTTTCGTTGTTCGAGACCTTGACGGTCATCGAGAATATTCGGCTGGTGGTGCCGGGTCGCAAAGCTGATCTCAAGGAACGTATCCGGACGCTTGGACGGGAGTTCGGCCTCGAGGTCGATCCGCTCGCCCATGTGCATTCGCTGTCCGTCGGCGAGCGGCAACGGGTGGAGATCATCCGCAGCCTGATGACCAATCCGAAGCTGCTGATCCTCGACGAGCCCACCTCCGTCCTGCCGCCGCAAATGGTGGAGAAGCTCTTCGACACCCTGCTTCGGCTGCGCGACGGCGGCGTTTCCATCCTGCTGATTTCCCACAAGCTCGAAGAAATTCGGGCGATTTGTGACCGCGCGACAATCCTGCGCGGCGGGCGCGTGACCGGGGATGTCGATCCGCGCGAGCATGATGCTCATGACCTTGCCCGGATGATGATCGGCCGCGATATGCCCGCACCCATCTCGGCGCTGCCGCTGTCTGGCGGGGAAAAGCGGCTGGAGATCATCGGTTTGGACCACCAGCCCGACGATCCCTTTGCGGTGCCGCTCTCCGGCCTCAGCCTTGCGGTACGTGCCGGCGAAATTCTCGGGATCGCCGGTGTTTCGGGCAACGGCCAAAGTGAGCTTGCGGCGCTGATTTCGGGCGAGACCATGCTGGGGCGCGAACAACGCGACCGGATCTACATGATGGGAACGGATGTCGGCAGGCTCGATGCCGCCGCGCGGCGGCAGCTCGGATTTGCCTTCGTTCCGGAAGACCGGCTCGGACGCGGCGCCGTGCCCGAAATGTCGCTCGTCCTCAACAGCCTGCTGACGGCCCATCCGCTCAAGCTTTTACGGCGTGGTCTCATCGAAAGGGCACGGGCGATGACGTTCACCAAGGATTGTATCCATCAGTATGATGTCCGCACATCCGGCCCGGATGCGGAAGCCGGCACCCTGTCCGGCGGCAACCTGCAGAAGTTCATCGTCGGCCGCGAAATCATGCTGTCTCCGAAATTGCTTTTCGTGGCGCAGCCGACCTGGGGCGTCGATGTCGGCGCTGCCTCTGCTATCCGCAGCCGCCTGGTCGCATTGCGCAATCAGGGCATGGCGATCCTCGTCATTTCCGAGGAGCTGGAAGAACTGTTCGAACTCTGCGATTGCATCCAGGTGCTGCATCACGGCCGGCTCAGCCCGCCGCTTGCAACGCGGGACACCAAGCCTGAGGAGATCGGCCGATACATGATCGGGGCCCATGCCTCGCCCGAGAAAGTTCAATAA
- a CDS encoding ABC transporter permease, which produces MSVWFPASLPTLVRRERASLAAALCAPVIALGGAIALNLGLYVLMGRDPVAVVYAMLFEPFLSWASFSEVLLKAGPLLLIAQGLAIGFRAKVFNIGAEGQFILGAIFASAIPVWFPQATGQWIWPAMLLLGAIGGTIWASLTAFWRVRLNANEILVSLMLSLVAAQLLNYLLLGPWKDPNGFNFPQSVMFQYDAMVPTLIAGTRVNVSFLITLVLSVAAWVFMQKSFIGYKLQVGGLAPRAAGYAGFREGWAIWLSLLIGGFAAGLAGAAEVAGPLGQLQRSVASGYGYAAIIVAYLGGLHPIGIVASALVMAVIYIGGDNAMVSASLPIAAVRVFQGSLLLAYLIAVAFVRYRLEWRRTAQRSLP; this is translated from the coding sequence ATGAGCGTCTGGTTTCCTGCTTCCCTTCCCACCCTGGTCCGCCGGGAGCGCGCCTCGCTGGCCGCCGCCCTCTGCGCACCCGTCATCGCGCTCGGGGGCGCGATCGCACTTAATCTCGGCCTTTACGTCTTGATGGGTCGCGACCCCGTCGCGGTCGTCTATGCGATGCTTTTCGAACCCTTCCTCTCCTGGGCTTCATTTTCGGAGGTGCTGTTAAAGGCTGGGCCCCTCCTCCTCATCGCCCAGGGGCTGGCAATCGGCTTTCGCGCCAAGGTTTTCAATATCGGCGCCGAAGGCCAGTTTATCCTTGGGGCGATCTTCGCTTCCGCCATTCCAGTCTGGTTTCCCCAGGCGACGGGCCAGTGGATCTGGCCGGCGATGCTGCTGCTTGGCGCCATCGGCGGCACGATTTGGGCGTCTCTCACTGCTTTCTGGCGCGTTCGCCTCAACGCCAATGAGATCCTCGTTTCGCTGATGCTGAGCCTCGTTGCCGCGCAATTGTTGAACTATCTGCTGCTCGGCCCCTGGAAGGATCCGAACGGCTTCAATTTCCCGCAGTCGGTGATGTTCCAGTACGATGCGATGGTGCCGACCCTGATTGCCGGGACTCGCGTCAACGTCTCTTTCCTCATCACCCTCGTTTTGTCGGTTGCCGCCTGGGTCTTCATGCAGAAGAGCTTCATCGGCTACAAGCTGCAGGTCGGTGGTCTGGCGCCGCGCGCTGCCGGCTACGCCGGCTTCAGGGAAGGTTGGGCGATCTGGCTTTCGCTGCTGATCGGCGGTTTTGCTGCCGGTCTTGCAGGTGCTGCCGAAGTGGCCGGTCCGCTCGGCCAGCTGCAGCGTTCGGTCGCGAGCGGCTATGGTTATGCGGCCATCATCGTCGCCTATCTCGGCGGCCTGCATCCAATCGGGATCGTGGCCTCGGCGCTGGTCATGGCGGTTATCTATATCGGCGGCGACAATGCCATGGTCTCGGCCAGCCTGCCGATCGCCGCCGTCCGCGTCTTCCAGGGTAGTCTGCTGCTCGCCTACCTCATCGCCGTCGCCTTCGTGCGCTATCGTCTTGAATGGCGCCGCACGGCCCAGCGGAGCCTGCCATGA
- a CDS encoding ABC transporter permease — translation MNAIEFILAGMLAAATPFLLAALGELVAERAGVLNLGVEGLMALGAVLAFIVVYHGGGHFLGFIVAGLGSAALSLLFAFVTLGFRANQVAAGLAIGILGQGLSALFGKTYESLTVKGLPKLALPALSELPVIGGLFVQDIVVWISLAATLALWAILAYTKLGLIVRAVGENPKAAHAIGYSVISVRILAIAFGGAMAGFAGAYAAVVYTPLWADGMIAGRGWIAIALVVFGTWLTGRIFLGACLFGAVSLMGLAAQATGLDVPSQLLSSLPYLVTIIVLGIISADRRLLKLNGVASLGEPFER, via the coding sequence ATGAACGCCATCGAGTTCATTCTTGCCGGCATGCTTGCGGCTGCGACACCGTTTCTTCTGGCGGCACTCGGCGAATTGGTGGCCGAGCGCGCCGGTGTTCTCAACCTCGGGGTCGAGGGATTGATGGCCCTTGGCGCCGTGCTCGCCTTCATCGTCGTTTATCATGGCGGCGGACATTTTCTCGGCTTCATCGTCGCAGGGCTCGGCAGCGCCGCCCTTTCACTGCTCTTTGCCTTCGTCACGCTCGGGTTCCGGGCAAACCAGGTGGCTGCCGGCCTTGCCATCGGCATTCTTGGCCAAGGCCTTTCGGCCCTCTTCGGCAAGACCTATGAAAGCCTGACGGTCAAGGGTCTTCCAAAGCTTGCTCTTCCAGCGCTGTCGGAACTGCCTGTCATCGGCGGCCTTTTCGTCCAGGACATCGTCGTGTGGATTTCGCTCGCCGCGACGCTGGCTCTTTGGGCCATACTTGCCTACACCAAGCTTGGTCTCATCGTCCGCGCCGTCGGCGAGAACCCGAAGGCCGCCCACGCCATCGGCTATTCGGTGATATCGGTCCGTATCCTCGCCATCGCCTTCGGTGGCGCGATGGCAGGTTTCGCCGGCGCCTATGCGGCGGTCGTCTACACACCACTCTGGGCTGACGGGATGATCGCCGGACGCGGCTGGATCGCCATCGCCCTCGTCGTCTTCGGGACCTGGCTCACCGGTCGCATCTTCCTTGGCGCCTGTCTTTTCGGCGCAGTCTCGCTGATGGGTCTTGCGGCCCAAGCAACCGGACTGGATGTTCCCTCGCAGCTATTGTCAAGCCTGCCCTATCTCGTCACGATCATCGTGCTCGGCATCATCTCCGCCGACCGTCGCCTGCTGAAACTGAACGGTGTTGCGTCGCTCGGTGAACCATTCGAGCGATAG
- a CDS encoding alpha-hydroxy acid oxidase, which yields MKISSLDTRRSARLAQAMLCLDDFEPKAKRHLPKPLYGYISGGSETNASLRNNLDAFQAYAFRPRILQDVSKRSTETTLFGQTYTAPFGIAPMGISALMAYRGDIVLAAGAAQVGIPMIMSGSSLIRLEEVVAAAPATWFQAYLPGEPERIDALVDRVAAAGFGTLLLTVDTATLPNRENNIRAGFSTPLRPSLALAWQGVSHPQWTIGTFLRTIARHGIPHFENSYATRGAPIIASNVTRDFGRRDHLNWSHLERIRNRWNGKLIVKGILHPDDAARAAETGADGVIVSNHGGRQLDGAISPLAALPEIVERLGDRIPIMIDGGFRRGTDIIKALALGARFVFVGRPFLYAAAVAGLPGVLRAADILKSELHSNMALLGVTTIEQISRGHLVPA from the coding sequence ATGAAAATAAGCAGCCTTGACACCCGTCGGTCGGCCCGACTGGCGCAGGCTATGCTCTGCCTCGATGACTTTGAGCCAAAGGCAAAACGGCACCTGCCAAAGCCGCTCTACGGCTATATTTCCGGTGGAAGCGAAACCAACGCATCGCTGCGAAATAATCTCGACGCCTTTCAGGCCTATGCGTTTCGGCCGCGTATTCTCCAGGACGTATCGAAGCGAAGTACCGAAACGACCTTATTCGGTCAGACCTATACCGCCCCATTCGGTATCGCCCCAATGGGGATCAGCGCGCTCATGGCCTATCGCGGCGACATTGTTCTTGCCGCCGGCGCAGCGCAGGTCGGCATTCCGATGATCATGAGCGGATCCTCGCTCATCCGGCTCGAAGAGGTTGTTGCCGCCGCGCCCGCGACCTGGTTCCAAGCCTACCTGCCCGGAGAGCCCGAACGCATCGATGCGTTGGTGGACCGCGTTGCTGCGGCAGGCTTTGGCACCTTGTTGCTGACCGTCGATACGGCCACGCTCCCGAACCGGGAAAACAATATCCGGGCGGGCTTCTCGACGCCTCTGCGGCCCAGCCTTGCTTTGGCCTGGCAGGGTGTTTCGCACCCGCAATGGACCATCGGGACATTTTTGCGCACGATCGCCCGCCACGGCATCCCGCATTTCGAAAACTCCTACGCAACCCGAGGCGCACCCATCATCGCCTCGAACGTTACGCGGGACTTTGGCCGAAGAGACCATCTGAACTGGAGCCATCTCGAGCGCATCCGCAACCGCTGGAACGGCAAGCTGATCGTCAAGGGCATTCTTCATCCGGACGATGCGGCGCGTGCTGCCGAGACAGGGGCTGACGGGGTAATCGTCTCCAATCACGGTGGCCGTCAGCTCGATGGCGCCATCTCTCCGCTCGCGGCGCTTCCCGAGATCGTGGAACGCCTGGGCGACAGGATCCCCATCATGATCGATGGCGGCTTTCGCCGCGGAACCGATATTATCAAGGCTTTGGCGCTGGGGGCACGTTTCGTGTTTGTCGGGCGGCCGTTCCTTTATGCGGCGGCCGTTGCCGGTCTGCCTGGCGTATTGAGGGCGGCAGACATCCTAAAATCTGAGCTCCATAGCAATATGGCCCTGCTTGGCGTTACAACGATCGAGCAAATTTCACGCGGCCACCTCGTTCCGGCTTGA
- a CDS encoding CmpA/NrtA family ABC transporter substrate-binding protein, giving the protein MKKISTTGISTTGITRRSMLKTTATAALIGAVKTAFPSGAFAAGAGPEVKGIKLGFIALTDSAPLIIAKEKGFFDKHGLPETDVAKQASWGATRDNLVLGGAANGIDGAHILSPLPYLMHTGKVTQNNKPVPMSILARLNLDSQGISVAKEYAETGVQLDASKLKAAFEKKKAEGKEVKAAMTFPGGTHDLWIRYWLAAGGIDPNKDVSTIVVPPPQMVANMKVGNMDVFCVGEPWNEQLVNQGIGFTAATTGELWKGHPEKALGLRAEWIEKNPNAAKALLMAVMEAQQWCESMDNKAEMADILGKRQWFNVPTKDVLGRLKGDINYGNGREAKATDLYMKFWKDGASYPFKSHDTWFMTENIRWGNLPGTTDIKALVNQVNREDVWREAAKDLGVAAADIPASSSRGKETFFDGKVFDPENPSAYLDSLSIKAVS; this is encoded by the coding sequence ATGAAAAAGATTTCGACGACTGGGATTTCGACAACCGGCATTACCCGCCGCAGCATGCTCAAGACGACCGCAACGGCTGCCCTCATCGGCGCCGTGAAGACTGCCTTTCCGTCCGGCGCCTTTGCCGCCGGGGCGGGCCCTGAAGTGAAAGGCATCAAGCTCGGCTTTATCGCGCTCACGGATTCCGCGCCGCTGATCATCGCTAAAGAAAAGGGCTTTTTCGACAAGCACGGCCTTCCGGAAACAGATGTGGCCAAACAGGCATCTTGGGGCGCGACCCGCGACAATCTCGTGCTGGGCGGCGCAGCAAACGGCATCGACGGTGCCCACATCCTCTCGCCGCTGCCCTATCTCATGCATACCGGCAAGGTGACGCAGAACAACAAGCCGGTGCCGATGTCGATCCTCGCCCGGCTCAACCTCGACAGCCAGGGCATTTCCGTCGCCAAGGAATATGCCGAAACCGGCGTGCAGCTCGACGCCTCCAAGCTGAAGGCCGCCTTCGAGAAAAAGAAGGCGGAAGGTAAGGAGGTCAAGGCTGCCATGACCTTCCCTGGTGGGACCCACGATCTCTGGATCCGCTACTGGCTCGCCGCCGGCGGCATCGACCCGAACAAGGACGTTTCCACAATCGTCGTGCCGCCGCCGCAGATGGTTGCCAATATGAAGGTGGGCAACATGGACGTCTTCTGTGTGGGCGAGCCGTGGAATGAGCAGCTCGTCAACCAGGGCATCGGCTTTACCGCGGCGACCACCGGCGAGCTCTGGAAGGGGCATCCCGAAAAGGCGCTGGGGCTCCGCGCCGAATGGATCGAAAAGAATCCCAATGCCGCCAAGGCCCTGCTGATGGCTGTCATGGAGGCTCAGCAGTGGTGCGAGAGCATGGATAACAAAGCGGAGATGGCCGATATCCTCGGCAAGCGCCAGTGGTTCAACGTTCCGACCAAGGACGTGCTCGGCCGCCTCAAAGGCGACATCAATTATGGCAATGGCCGCGAGGCCAAGGCCACCGACCTCTACATGAAGTTCTGGAAAGACGGCGCCTCCTATCCGTTCAAGAGTCACGACACCTGGTTCATGACGGAAAACATCCGCTGGGGAAATCTGCCTGGTACAACCGACATCAAGGCGCTGGTCAACCAGGTGAACCGCGAGGACGTCTGGCGCGAGGCCGCCAAGGATCTCGGCGTTGCTGCAGCCGATATTCCCGCCTCGTCCTCCCGCGGCAAGGAGACCTTCTTCGACGGCAAGGTTTTCGATCCCGAAAATCCCTCCGCCTATCTCGACAGCCTTTCGATCAAGGCCGTCTCCTGA
- the ntrB gene encoding nitrate ABC transporter permease produces the protein MPALASQENPSAAAAAKPAAKVLPFSGKHGSRIDFARAASAAFRNVVPPAVVLVLILLVWQVLCSSPDASLPSPHRVWQESYDLIAYPFFNNGSQDIGLGWRVLVSLQHVLYGFGLAAVTGVIIGAIIGQSVWAMRGLDPIFQVLRTVPPLAWLPLSLAAFQDSNPSAIFVIFITSIWPVIINTAVGVRNIPQDYRNVAEVLRLNQFEFFWKIMLPSAAPYIFTGLRIGVGLSWLAIVAAEMLTGGVGIGFFIWDAWNSSRLPDIIVALAYIGIVGFALDKLVAALGKLITRGATAS, from the coding sequence ATGCCCGCCCTGGCAAGTCAAGAAAATCCCTCCGCTGCCGCCGCTGCCAAGCCGGCGGCAAAGGTCCTGCCATTTTCCGGCAAGCACGGATCACGGATCGATTTTGCTCGTGCGGCAAGCGCCGCGTTTCGCAACGTCGTTCCGCCAGCCGTCGTGCTGGTACTCATCCTGCTCGTCTGGCAGGTGCTCTGTTCATCGCCGGATGCCTCTCTGCCCTCGCCGCATCGGGTCTGGCAGGAGAGCTACGACCTGATCGCCTATCCGTTCTTCAACAACGGCTCCCAGGATATCGGGCTTGGCTGGCGCGTGCTCGTTTCGCTGCAACACGTGCTCTATGGCTTTGGCCTTGCCGCCGTCACCGGGGTTATCATCGGGGCGATCATCGGCCAATCGGTCTGGGCAATGCGCGGTCTCGATCCGATCTTCCAGGTGCTGCGAACGGTTCCACCGCTCGCCTGGCTGCCGCTGTCGCTCGCAGCCTTCCAGGATTCCAACCCTTCGGCGATCTTCGTTATCTTCATCACCTCGATCTGGCCGGTGATTATCAACACCGCCGTCGGCGTACGTAATATCCCGCAGGACTACCGCAACGTCGCCGAAGTGCTGCGGCTCAACCAGTTCGAGTTTTTCTGGAAGATCATGCTCCCTTCGGCGGCCCCCTACATCTTCACCGGCCTCAGGATCGGCGTTGGCCTCTCTTGGCTCGCCATCGTCGCAGCCGAAATGCTGACCGGCGGCGTCGGTATCGGCTTCTTCATCTGGGACGCGTGGAACTCGTCGCGCCTGCCGGATATCATCGTCGCGCTCGCCTATATCGGCATCGTCGGCTTCGCCCTCGACAAGCTGGTGGCTGCGCTCGGCAAACTCATCACTCGCGGCGCCACCGCCAGCTAA
- a CDS encoding ABC transporter ATP-binding protein: MNAYLKLDHIDKHFDRGGVRAEVLKDINLTISEGEFVSIIGHSGCGKSTLLNLIAGLTPVSAGAVLLENREVNGPGPERAVVFQNHSLLPWLTVYENVNLAVSKLFNRTKTKAERHDWVMANLDLVQMAHARDKRPSEISGGMKQRVGIARALSMEPKILLLDEPFGALDALTRAHLQDAVMEIHARLGNTMVMITHDVDEAVLLSDCIVMMTNGPAAGIGEVLDVTMSRPRNRIELASSRTYLKCREAVLKFLYERHRFIEAAE, from the coding sequence ATGAATGCCTATTTGAAGCTCGATCATATCGACAAACATTTCGATCGCGGCGGCGTGCGCGCCGAAGTCCTGAAGGACATCAACCTGACGATATCAGAGGGCGAATTCGTCTCGATCATCGGCCATTCGGGCTGTGGCAAATCCACCCTGCTCAACCTGATTGCCGGCCTGACCCCGGTTTCCGCAGGCGCCGTGCTCCTCGAAAACCGCGAGGTCAACGGACCCGGTCCCGAACGCGCCGTCGTTTTCCAAAACCACTCGCTGCTGCCCTGGCTGACCGTTTACGAGAACGTCAATCTCGCCGTTTCCAAACTCTTCAACCGAACAAAGACCAAGGCCGAGCGGCATGACTGGGTCATGGCCAACCTCGACCTTGTGCAAATGGCGCATGCCAGGGATAAGCGGCCTTCGGAAATTTCCGGCGGCATGAAACAGCGCGTCGGCATTGCCCGCGCGCTTTCAATGGAGCCGAAAATCCTGCTGCTCGACGAGCCTTTCGGCGCGCTGGATGCGCTGACCCGTGCCCATCTTCAGGACGCCGTGATGGAAATCCACGCCCGGCTCGGCAACACGATGGTGATGATCACTCATGACGTCGATGAGGCGGTGCTGCTCTCCGACTGCATCGTGATGATGACCAACGGCCCGGCGGCCGGCATCGGCGAAGTGCTCGATGTGACCATGTCCCGTCCCCGCAATCGCATCGAACTCGCCTCCAGCAGGACATATCTCAAATGCCGGGAGGCCGTGCTGAAGTTCCTCTACGAACGCCACCGCTTCATTGAAGCCGCGGAGTAG
- a CDS encoding GntR family transcriptional regulator, whose product MKQARRREVIRTGTTVEQMVRAISDMIVTGEILPGGKLDEVSLAVRFDVSRTPVREALRELSAMGLVAREPNRSAVVTNVTEAYLHSMFEAMAELEAICARLSAERMTVDERRALELDHRGSVRLVHAGAEEEYSAHNTEFHTRLYRGAHNDHIFEMVTQTRARLAAFRRAQFRLPGRLAKSYEEHGRIVTAIMRADAAAAGQAAYSHVEIVSDASAVFATAEE is encoded by the coding sequence GTGAAGCAGGCCAGACGCAGAGAAGTCATCCGCACCGGAACCACCGTTGAACAGATGGTGAGGGCGATTTCCGACATGATCGTTACAGGCGAAATCCTGCCGGGTGGAAAGCTGGACGAGGTGTCGCTTGCTGTTCGTTTCGACGTTTCGCGCACGCCGGTCAGAGAAGCCCTGCGTGAACTCAGCGCCATGGGATTGGTCGCGCGCGAACCAAACCGCAGCGCCGTCGTCACCAATGTCACCGAGGCCTATCTGCATTCGATGTTCGAGGCGATGGCGGAACTCGAAGCAATCTGTGCCAGGCTCTCAGCCGAGCGTATGACGGTCGATGAGCGGCGGGCGCTGGAACTGGATCATCGGGGATCGGTGAGGCTCGTGCATGCCGGCGCGGAAGAGGAATATTCGGCTCACAACACCGAATTCCACACCCGGCTTTATCGCGGCGCGCATAACGATCATATCTTCGAGATGGTGACTCAGACGCGGGCGCGGCTCGCGGCTTTTCGGCGGGCGCAGTTCCGTCTGCCTGGGCGTCTGGCGAAATCCTACGAAGAGCACGGCCGGATCGTGACCGCAATCATGCGCGCGGACGCAGCCGCCGCGGGGCAGGCGGCATATTCCCACGTGGAAATTGTCAGCGATGCCAGCGCGGTATTTGCAACGGCCGAGGAATAA